GGCTCCGCGCCTGTCTTTGCCTCCATCTGGGCGCATACTCTTCCATCACCCCTCCACCCAGCCTCTTCCAACACCTAAAACCGATATCTTTGTGGTACAGATGGAGTTGGGAATTTTCTACAGCTTACGTGCTCCTTTGCTTTTCGTTATCATAGGCAAACGCCACTCAGCTACATCCTCATCTTTCCTTTACACTTCCAGACACCGGAGAGTCAAACATCCCAGGGCCCTGGGTGGGGAAACACTTCAGCCCGTCTGCCCGCCCCAATACCCCCGCTGATTCCTGATAGGCTGCCTCAGCTGTCCGTTACCACAGGGAACTATGCGCAGGCGCAGaaagacacggacttgagctgagtGTTCGCGACGCGGAGCTAAGGATCAGTCCGAGATGGTGAGTGTTCACCGGTGCTTTTGGCTAGCTGTTGCACCCCTCCCTGGCCATGCGGCCCATCCGCCACCGGGGTCTCAGAGCGCCAGGAGAGGAGTCCGGTGGCCTGGGCGGGGCCGGAATCGGGCCCAAGCCGACTGGAGGGCGGAACCCGAATGGCGCGGGCCTTTGGGGCCCGGCCGAGGCGTGGCCACCGGATGCCGCTGCTCCTCGACCGGAAACAGCTGGGGCCTCAGTGAAGACTCTGAGCCTGCCGCCTAGCACCTGGGCCTTGTCGCTCGACTCTAGCCTTAAGGGTAGCGTTTTCCCCGAAGCTAGTAGGTGGCAAGCACTGCTAAGTGAGTGCGTCATGTGTGTTATTTTTCCTCCTCGCAGCTCTGTGCGGTGAGCTGTGAGGAAGTGTGCGACCATCACCCACCCACACATTTAAAATCTAAATCTTCGGAATTCCAAGCTTTGACCCAGGAAGTGGCGGTGGACTTGAGCCCTAAGAAGCGTGACTGCTGCGTCTCGCTGTGGTTCCGTCCAAACACTCAGACTGGGTGCCTGAGTCAGGAACCGGCAGGGTCTGGCCTTGGGGATCCCCAAGCCCTCTGCCTTGTTGGCTGCAACCTTGAGCTCTTTACACCTTTTCAGGTTGTATGTTGTTAGTCCCTATCGCTTATACAAAACTCGAAAAGGACTTTTAAACGTTAAACCATGTGAATGTAACTTTTTCAGTCATCCTTTTTAGATATGTAAAGCTTATaagaaaaattgaaaaggaaaatgaaacaaGGTGTCATTAGAGATGATCACTAAGTGAATTAGTTCTAGGCATTTTCGCTTCGGTTTCTATTTTATATAGTTTAGCTCCTACTGAATATACAAATTGTGTGCATTTCTCATTATTATACCACAAAGACTGTCCCCACCTCATTAAAAACATGTgataatgcttcaaatatatgtaATTTCATCTTtcgtatcacttttttttttttttttcttttaagacagggtctttccTTGTTGCCCAGACTCGTCTGGAACTCCAGACTCAAACAGTCCTCCCACCTTAGCTTCCCCTGTGATGGGACTGCCTTTTAGCTCTTCTTTTGACCTGCTATGTGTTCTTGGGTAAAACCCTTTTTTTCTCTGAACCTCAATTTCCTTAACTGTAAAATGAAGATCATAATAGTCATGGAAGATGAATGAGATGTTCAGATGGAAGCATATGTCTGAAAGCAGTGGATGACCCATAGTGGGTACTGAGTACATAAATGTATGCCTATGTGTCCTGTTCCTGGTAagtgtgaatttgttttttgaacaaccAAATCTCAGTAGCTGGTTCTTATTAAACTGAATCACCTACCTGGgcaccatggcacatgcctgtaaccccagttacTTGTcaggcgggaggatcacaagttggaggataccctgggcaacttagcaacaccctgtctcaaagttaaaaaggactggggatttagctcagtggtagagtgcttgtgtgtcttgcacaagaccctgagttcaaaccccagcacttgGGGCAGAAATCAAGGTCACCCaaacttttgctttttgttaCACTGGGTCCTATAAGGTAGCATCCTCTCTCCTATACTTAAAAGGGTTGATTTTGAAACATAGTTGAAAAAatgctttttatttgttcttaagtATTCACTGAGCCTGTCCTGTGTCTGGTATTGGGGCTATAAAAGGTACTGGATCCCTGCTCCAAGGGTACTTTGGGTCTACAGTAGAAGATGGATATAAAATGTCAATTATACTGTACCATGAAGGCTGGATGCTACAGGTGTCCAGAGTGGGGCTGGTATTAAAGGCCTTTCCCAGGAGGACCATGAGGTGACTTTGAAAGGTTGGGAGTTGGTTACGTTAAGGAGTAAGGACAAGAGGAAAAAGTTCCTTTCCTTCAGATAGAGGGAGTACTGTATACTTCAGATAGAGAGAGGACCTATACCAAGCCTGAGTGCTGGAAGCCCAGACTCCTGGCAGGCTGTGTGTGCCCCCTGCAGTTCATTCTCCACACAGCAGCCAAAGCTGGCCTTCAAAAACATCACATCTTGTCTCTCCTCACCTCATAACTTGCTAGTGGCTCCACATAACATCCCAAGAAAAACCCAGGTCACGTCATGGTCTGCCGATTGGCTGTAATTTGTTCCTGATTGGTAGCCACCATTCTTCCCCTTGTTCATTGCATTTCAGGCCCACTAGCTCTTTTGCTGTTCCTTGAACAGCATACTTTTCCACGGTGTTGCTTTTGTATTTGTTCTTTGCATTGTCTAGAACTTTCACTCTAGAAATCCACATGGTTAGCTCCTTCGTTTCATTCAGCTCTCTTAGGATTTCTCTGATCATCTTACACAAAATTGcagaggtgcatgcctgtaattccaacaacTTGAGACTGAGGCAAGTTTGAGCAACTCAAAACTtgtctcaaacaagaaatataaaaggactggggatgtagagtGTCTCTCATTGAATCCCTAGTACAACGAAAGAGAAAGAGTCATCAATAAATCATTCTAGACCCCTCAATCACACCTGGCATTTATGTTTTACttcttttttgttatttaatGTCTAACTCCCCAAATACATCCTACCACCTTGCCTAGGTCAACTTCAGGGGATAAGATTTTTGTTGTATTTTGTTCATTACTACAATCCCAGGCCTAAATTGTCTGGCACATAGAAGCCATATAGTTAATAAATAGCAGTCTTAGGAAatttaatctttttcttttcagCTTCATTGCCCAACCCTGGGATACAGTTTAAATCTAGATTTTGACATCTTCCATTTTAGCTTTCATTCCCCTTTCTTTCCTGTGTTGATTGTTGGTTGATTGAGCTGTCCTAAATTATCacataagcttttttttttttttttttgccatattgACTCTGGGTCTTgctcatgtgaggcaagcactatacTACTGAACTGTATCCCCAGATGTCCCAAGTTATTCTTAAAATGTTGACTGTGTCAGAGCTCTATTACCCCATGTCAGAGTCCATCTTGGATACACTGGTGGAGGGGGAGGGTGGTGTGCTAAAAATTAGAAACTGCAGAGTAGAGGGTCTGAGGCTgtacctcagtggcagagcacttgcctagcatatgtgaagcactgggttcaatcctcagcaccacataaaaattcataaataaaggtattctgtccatctatagctgcaaaaattaaattaaaaagaaagaaagaaacaacagAGTAGAAAGGACTAtttgggaggggaaaaaaaagaaaaagaataaaagctgAGCTGTAGTTTTCTGTTCTGAaagtggctttatttttttttataatctcctcTAGCCATCTCATTTTCACAGGGGTGCAGTCACCAAGcactttattttatacttttgctgTTTTCATTAAGCAATATAACACAGATCTGTGGTGTTATCACATAGTCTAATCACTACTGTTAATGTGAATGGTATCTTCTTATGAGTGATATTCCATAATTTACTTGGCCTTTTGTCTAATTATTGGCCCTTTTAGTGCTTTCTCTTTTTTTGCTATTGTAGGTGTCACTACAACAGACATCTTACTGTGTTCTTTCATTCTTTTGGATTATTTCCTTAGGTTGAATTTCCTAGAAGGCAACCAGGTCAGGCTGAATACTGTACAGCATTGATCTACCATACTACCTATCATATCCTATCGTATCATACTACCATACATACCTATCATATCCCTCCCCTCCAAACTAGGACCTGGCACATAGTGGGAGCTCAGCAAACTCCATGAATAACTTAGGATCTCAGATACACGTGACGCACTCTATTGTACTCACATCCAGAGACAGCCCTGTCCTTTTACCCAAACTCTAGATTTTAGAGGCATCAGGCTACTTACCATTTTGTAGCAGAAACTTGTTTGTCTTTCCCTCCAGCATTTGAGGGTATTACATCACTGGGGAGTGGGTGGTGGTGACTGGACTATCCGCCATTTGCCTTCCAGAAGAACAGTAGTTCATTGTGCTATCTCCTTCCAGTGTTTaggacccccccacacacccaaTTATCCCCTGGGAATGGAGAACCATTCTCTTTTGGTGAATGAACCTCTGTTTCCAACAACTCTCAGCCTTTGAGAACCTTCTAACTAGATTCTGGGCTGGGCTGGAAGGGACCTCCCCAAAACAAGCACACCTCAAGGCCAGTTTCCAGCCACAGGAAGAGTTAGTCCTAGTTTAGTTAAGCAGCTGCTTCTCGAGCTCATTGTAGGGACTTTATGTAATTAGACCCAGCGCCTGATACTTGTCCCTGAGAGGCACAGCCAAGGATTTGGGGGGTCACAGGCAGGTAAGACACCACTAAGATGGGGAATCAGTAGAGGCTTCAGGCAGAGGTAATGCCTTGGGTGGTCTAGAAGACTTCTGAATTTCAACAGAGAAGAGACCTTGTAGTTTTAAAAGATGGGACAAGAACATGTGGGCAggtagataaaagtggagggagagATAAAGTAGTTGGAGTAAAAATGTAGAAGGTCTTGCATGCCAAAACAAGAACCCAAATATCTTATTGTCTCCTCTGTTTACAAATCCCATGCTAAAATATCCTACCCTGACTGGTTTCTGAATAATCAGGATTAATGAGCCCCTTCCTGAGATATTTCCTGTGGCTATATGCCATGTGTCACACTGTCTCAGATGCCAGCTTATTAAATCACTGAGTCTATCCTCATAGGATAATTTTGCTTCTTTGAAATGTTTTCAGTTGTCTTATTTGAGCCACAAATGACTCAGTGTCTCCCTCCTGTTAGAAACCTCTGTTTGGGGTTTTTTAAGTCATCAGAGTCCTGTCCCCTAGCTGTACCTGATAATGTCAATCATTAATGTATCTATGCTCCTGGGAATGTTTTTATATTCTCTCAAATAGCTGGGGATTGGGGGCATAATATTGCCTGGTGGGTAGAGCAGCCCCACTTCATGCTGTAGTTGTGAACTAATTCTCTAGGTGCTGGTGGTGGCCAGAGGACCATTTCACACAGGCCTGGGAGCTTTAAGATAGGGCCAAATGTCTGGgtgtttcttgtttctttttggaAGACAAATGTGTGATGCATCTTATGAGGAGGTTAATCCAGCCTACCTGGCCTCTCCTAACCTTGGTCTTATTTTCTGGCAGGCAGAGGTGGAGGAGACACTGAAGCGACTTCAGAGCCAGAAAGGAGTACAGGGAATCATCGTGGTGAATACAGAAGGTACACTCTTCAGCTATGACTTGCCCCTGGCAACCCCCAGAAAACAGCCCAAACACAGCATAACACTTTTTAACTAAGCCCCTTCATGGATCTGATCTAagtgttctgtttttttctttttaacacttCCCATGTTCTAACAATATTATtgaaattctgatttttttaatcttcattttatttatttatttatttatttatttatttatttagaggagagagagagaaagaaattttttaatatttatttttccgtTTTCGGTTgacaaacatctttattttatttttatgtggtgctgaggattgagcccagggccctgcacatgctaggcgagccctctaccactgagctacaaccccagccctgaaattctaattttaaataaaggaaaaattCAACTAGTTCTACTGCCCTGACAGTCACACATTTCAACTTCCATTCTTTTTCAGTCCTTGTGACCATCAGCCACTTTTCTGATGGTCATAATCATAGTTGGTACTATTTTGCATATGCTTATGTacaaaattttctaaaattgcttcacagttcacatgagaaaaaaaaattttttttttttttaatactggggataTGACCCAAGGCCTCAGACCTGCTCggcactgctctaccactgaactacagtcccagcccctttAAGCAAAAAATTTTAAGTACCAGTACAATGTTTATTAATCCACTTACATTGTTGCTACTCTTTTGTGTACCCATTAAATCTATATTGTGTATCCATTTATGTTGATTTTACCTTTTAGTTAAGTGACGCTCTGGATGACTTCTTTGTGCCCATAGTTTTTTGCCCCCTTTCTTCTGGGGGCGTTATTTGAACAACTTGAATGATACAGATACTAATTTTCTCAAACTGTCCTAGACGTAGTAAAGAAGGGAACTAACCTTTATCGTATACCTGCTCCACTCCAGGCTGAGGACTGGTGCTTTACAACCATACTGTTTCCTTAAAACAGCCTGTGCCCTCCATTtgcaatggggaaaaaaaaaaaaaaaaaaaaaagtctagaaaTTTAATTAACCTGCCATTACAGAGTTAAAATTACATCTGAGCCTGTCTGAGTATACCTATGTGCTTTTTCCCACTCTGCTGCACTGTGAAGAACCAGAGAGTGGCTGCTGGTCTTGTGGCCCTAGGCCTTGATGTCTGGACAGTATCAAGGATAAGGGCTCTGGAAAAAAGCAATTCtgggactgggggtgtggctcaagcagtagcgcgctcgcctggcatgcgtgcggcccgggttcgatcctcagcaccacatacaaacgaagatgttgtgtccgccaataactaaaaaaataaatattaaaaattctctctctctctctgtctctccctctctcactctctctttaaaaaaaagaaaaaagaaaaagaaaaaagcaattcTGAGTTTGTATCCTGCTTCTTCTCCCGACTAGCCGCATGACCTTCAGCAAGTCACTTAAGCATATAAATGTGGATAATCTACATTATAGGGTTGTAAATTATTAACTGAGAATAAACAATGATTTGTTTACTATGGTATTGTCACCATCAGTTCTGAGCTCTGAGGTATTTGTTTACATGAATCCATATACCTGGTCAGGTTCCCCTATTGGGTTGGGGGAAACCACATGCTTTGTGTCTCTAAACCACAATGTGTTTCCCAAATTTATCTAGTCACCTGAATCTATTGTTTAAAAACCTACAGCTTTCCAGGCCTTTCCACACAAAGTATGATATATTAGGACTAAGGTGAGACCTGGGAATCTGTTTGCCATTCACTCCAGGAGATTCTTTGATCAGACAAGTTTGAAAAATTCTGCCTCAAGGGCAAATTCTAATAAAAAGCTGAATGAGCTGGTGTGATGGcactcacctataatcccagtgatgggggaggctgaggcaggaggattgcaagttcaaagccagcttcagcaacttcataagaccctgtcttaaaataaataaagagggctggggatgtggctcaatacccctaggttcaatccctagtatttaaaaaaaaaaaaaaaaacactgaatgaGTGCTACAGGCTTAAGACTCACAGCAGATCTGTATGCATCTGATGGCTGCTCTTCAAGACACCACCTAGAATGTAGTTTTCAGTATTGGGTTCCTTAGTCTAAGGCTCATGTGCTTCCTCTGGGTTCCTTCTCCTCCATGTCAATCAGAGCAGCTGCTCTCAGATCATTAGCTTGTGTTTCTGTATTAGTTTCAATTAGGAAAAATGTTTTACCAATTTAAAAGCCACCTTACTagcaagaaaataaccaaaaaactacagtgttgGGACAGGTACATGAAGGCATTGCTGCTGTTACCAGCAGCTTGGGTGATGAAGGTCCATGATAGCAAGGACTTTGTCTGAGTCACCTCTGGACACCTGGTCCATCCAGCAAGGCTCTGGATTCAGGTCAGTGAGTGTTTGTTGAATGACCAAACCATAATCAGTGATGCCATCAGCCCTTTGATTTGGTAATTCCATTCTGAGGAATGTGTTTCAACAAAATaatcccaaaggaaaaaaaaaacaaaacttttgcaaGCATATAGATGCCATAATAACTAGATTAATAATCACAGTAATATCTATAATAGCTAGCATGATTGGAAATAATAATGCCCTTTTCCAGGAACCAATATCTccattttataatgataaaacCAAGCCTtaggaagaggttaagcagtatcCAAAAGACAGAGGGAAGAGTGGTGGACCTGGAGTTCCAACTCTATAGTCCATGTGTTTGGCCTCTGTCCAGCCTGTGTGCCCCCCTCCACCCCCGTCCCCAAGTGCTCAGGCAGAGGAATGGCAGACCTGCAGATACACCCATGCAAGTGGGAATGTCTCGTCAACATGAAGAGATGGCTAAGATGCAGACCTCTTGGGAGTCAGTCTTCCCTCTCCAGCCTTAGTTCCTTGGTCTCTCTCCTTGGTGGGGGCTGGGGGTGTCTCTGCAGGCCATAGTCTGCCTTCCTCTCAGAGACTTACTTATCTTATTGCTTTACCTCTTGCTCTTTCCTCTTCCTCAAATGGTCTTTCCTTTCTCTACTGATTTAAATGTCACCCACCTATAAAGACCCCCTCAAATGTTCCTCTTTTAGGAAGCTTAGCCCTTGATGATAATCTTCTCAACAAACCATTATCCCAACAAGGAAatagaggctcagagaggttaaatgaTGTGTCCTAGATGAGATCATGCAGGCTCTGCAGTATCCCGAAAAGGGTCTGCTCTCCTCTATCTCCAGCAACCAGAACAGTGCTGGCACAGAAGTGGTGCTGACAAAAGTATCTGTTCATTTTTTTaaggttattttgttgttgtttaaaggtTTTGGTGTAGTGGAAGGGATGACCTGGTTGCATAACCAGGACAGATCTGAGCCACAGCTCAGAAATTGTGCCCCCGCCCAGCCATTTCTGTGGACTACACAGTCTCCATTTGTGAAGGCAAAGGCTGGGTAGGCCACCTTTGGGGTCACTTAAGGTCTGTAAACTGTGAATCTGTAATTAATCTGAAATTCTTCCCAGTTTGGGTCCCTGCACACTTGCCtccatgttttcttttatttttagaggGAGTGAACAAATGGTTACTTTCTTGTCTCCTTTACACATTGCTTTCTTATAGCATGTGGTCAAAGCCAGACAcactggcatatgcctataatcccagcagctccagaggctgaggcaggaggattgcaagttcaaggccagcctcagcaatttagcaagaccctcagcaacttatggatatgtgcctcagtggttgagcaccgctggattcaatctctagaaccagaaaaaaaagaaaagaaatgttatcAAACTAATGCCCAGTCACAGGTATCCACTTTTCCATAGTCTACCTTCCTCTCAGAGACTTATTTCATCTCATTGCTTTAGCCCTTCCTCATACATAGTAggctctttgatttttttttttttttttttttttttttagggggtggTGCTGGGCCTTGTACAAGGCCCTGTACGTCCTATGCACCCattctctaccaccaagctacacatTCCTCTCCTTCTCAAACGGCCTCCGTCTATGAAAGTGGATCCCTGTGACCACTCATTTATCAATAGCAAGAAATGCTTAATTTCCAAGGGTTCTGGTGAGAGAAATCTGAGTGGGTTCTGCCTTTAGGGAGCTTAGAGTCTGATGGGAGATGAATGTAACGATTACTTCCCTACCAGTGTGTTGTCAAACTTGATAAACTGCTCTAAAGGAAAACTAGGTAGAGCTGGGACCAAAGAATAGAGGCACTAGAATGAAAATTCCAGGCCAAGGGATCTGTGAAAAGGTGGCCTTGTGGTATATAAAAGAGATGGTCTGGtgggtggggatatagctcagagttaGGGCACTTGCAAGGCCTAGGTTCAATATCAGCACTACTCTAAAAAAAAGCTAACGTCAAGAGGTCTGATTATGCAGATCTTTAAGTCAAGTCTTGGCACTGGTAAGACTTAGCATCAAGACCCAAAAATGAGCTAATGAAGGGTTCCTGGCCAGGCAGCAGAAACAGTTAGCCCAGGGCACCATCTGGTCCTGACTCTGAGCAGGTAGGCTCCGTGTTAgcagtgtttttgtaattttaggGAACAGTCACATCCCCTCAGGGAATCAGGAATGGGATTTATTGGGTGGGTGATGTTGGTAACAAATCACGTTTATTAAGCATGTCCTATAACTCAACTTTCTTAAATGCATTGAACAGTATTCATTTCTCACAGCGGCACTTTGAAATAGAGACATCATTTTACACACAAGGCAGTGGAAGCTAGGGAGATTCAATCACTTGCATAAAGTCGCATAGCTATGGAAGAGCAGAGGTGGGAGCAAGCCCGGGTCACCAGATTCAGTGTTCCTATACCATCACCTCTCCCATTTTGGATAGATTACAGCAGACACTGCTCACTGCTCATCCTCAGGAAGGTACAGCCACCAAGCCAGGCTCCATTGGACCCTGGTGTGCACATTGTTGCTATCTACCAGCAGCCCTGATGTTTCAGTCCTCTTGTCCTTTAAAGGCAAGTGACCACCACAACCCATTCACATGATTTCACTTGACTCAAAACAGCCTGTCTGACTCAGCTGCCTCTTTTGCCACCATGTCCTCTTGCCATGCTCATGTTCCTGGTGCCCTGAGAAGACAAGGTTGGGCCAGTTTCTTGCTACTCATTGGAGGTAGGCTTGAGAACAACTGCCTTTGGCCGGTCTGTTACTGGTCACTTGTGGGCCAGATTATTGGGGTCCTAGACCCAAAGTCTGGCCACTTGTATATGGGGCGTAACTTGGGTTGCATCCTTCAAATGAGAACGTTAACTGGTGAGCTCTTGGACTCTCATAGATGGAGCTTTTTGCTGATAGGTCATGGTCAGTTCACAGGCACCTCATGACTCAGTGTTATTCCTCACCTCCTTGACAATAGACACAGTCCAGTGAGTtaagttcatttaatcctcaaaagaCAAACTGGGcttggtggcgcacgcctgtaacccagctactcaggaggctgaggcagaaggatcacaagttggaagcCATACTTGGCAACTTTATTTGTCCCAAAATAAAAGGGGctcagtgtagctcagtggtagagcacccctgaattcaagtCACAGTACAACACGCGTGCGCGCGCatgcgcgcacgcacacacacacaagactTAATAATGATGTCCATTGCCTAGTTAATTATACTAACAAAATCCTAGCTTAAATACCCAGCAGCAGAGAAATGGTGAGTCTGTGGGTTGTTCACATACATAGTAGGCTGTTTgcttcccccccccaccccctggggattgaacctaagacCTTGTACATCCTAAGCACccatgctctaccagtgagctataccCAGAACCCCTCAGTGTGGGCTCTTTGAAAGAGATAGCAATAGGGTATGCACAGACATAGACACATGCTTTGATTTAGGGTCACCAACATATGTGTAGactgtgtgttgttgttgtttttaataactttatttcatttatttttttaatatttgttttttagttatacacaatacctctattttgtttatttttttttttatgtggtgctgaagatcgaacccagtgcctcacacgtgtaaggaagcgctctaccactaagccacaaccccggccataGACCCTAAGCCTGCCTTGAATGGGGATAGTGATGGTTATATCCTGGCACAAACTGACCTTTTCTCTGCTTTCTCCTTTTCAGTCTTTACAGATTTGTTAGAGCTTTCCTCCAGGTCAGGTTCTGAATATTATGAAGGAACATCTCTCCTTTTATTGCTGAAAACCAGATAGACAATGTGGCTCTGGGAAAGAGGCCTGGCAGTGAAGCCCACAGGCCTGTGTTTGAGTCCTGGCCCCACTGCTCATCGTCTGCCCTGTGCCTGTAGGCAGGTTGTCCCACCACTCAAGGAACCTGTGGCCTCATTGGCAAATGAAGATGTATCACCATCCACTGAGGGTTCTGGGCCTGGTGCTGACATACTTAAATACTCAGCACTGCGTCTGTCAGATAGAAAGCCCTCTGTAAATAGTGGCATTATTAACTACTACTCCAGTACTCTAAAGTTTTGTGGAGTTTGAGTTGGGCTCTAACATCCTGCTCAATTTCCATTTGCTTTCCCTTCAGGAATTCCCATCAAGAGTACCATGGACAATCCCACCACCACACAGTATGCCAACCTCATGCACAACTTCATCTTGAAGGCAAGGAGCACTGTGCGAGAAATTGACCCCCAGAATGACCTCACCTTCCTTCGAATCCGctccaagaaaaatgaaattatggttgCACCAGGTAAGGGATTTTTCACCTCACCACTTGGAAACAGATCCTCACAGCAGGTTCTCCATAGCTATCAAGAAGACCTCACACATTGGGATCTGCTCAGGTCCAAGGAGGGCCTGAGGAATTGAAGGAATCCAGTTGCCCCATTGACTAGCCAGACTCTAGCTGGTGTCCCCCAACAAATCCTTTCTCACAGTGACTGTAGGCCTCAGAAGGGAATCACTCCTGGGGTAAGAAAGACACAAGCATAACACAGATCACCCTTACCTTGACAGGGAGAAACTCAACGAGCACTTGGGACATGGGGAGTGCATGATCAGGTCTGCTCAAGGCAGTTGGCAAA
This region of Callospermophilus lateralis isolate mCalLat2 chromosome 3, mCalLat2.hap1, whole genome shotgun sequence genomic DNA includes:
- the Dynlrb1 gene encoding dynein light chain roadblock-type 1, translating into MAEVEETLKRLQSQKGVQGIIVVNTEGIPIKSTMDNPTTTQYANLMHNFILKARSTVREIDPQNDLTFLRIRSKKNEIMVAPDKDYFLIVIQNPTE